The Nocardia sp. NBC_01503 sequence CGTCCTCGGCGCACATGCGCATCGTGTCGGCGGTGTTCTTCGGCGACGACGCGGGCGCGTCGTTCACCGCGGTCACCCAGCTGGGCACCGAGGCCGCGGTACTGGTGTATTTCGCCAAGGACATCTGGCGAATCCTGGTGGCCTGGTTCACCACCATGTCCTGGAAGGTCACCGGCCGCGAACCGGTGCGGGTGCCGTTGAGCGAACAGCCCACCACCCAGCTGCCGGTCTATCGCGACGATATTCCGGGCGGCTATGTGCTGGACGAGGATTCGCAGCGCGAACTCGACTACCGCATCGGCTGGTATGTGATCATCGCCACCATCCCGATCGGTGTCATCGGATTCCTGTTGAAGGACCAAATCCGTACCGGGGCAAGGAATCTGTGGCTGGTCTCGACCATGCTGATCCTGTTCGCGCTGGTGATCGCGGCCGCGGAGTACTACGGCAGCAAGCGCCGTCCGATCGAGCAGCTCACCACCCGCGACGGCATCATCATGGGCCTGTCCCAATGTCTGGCGCTCATCCCGGGCGTGTCGCGTTCGGGCGCAACCTCGTCGGCGGGCCTGTTCATCGGCCTGACCCGCGAGGCCGCGGTGCGCTTCTCATTCCTGCTCGCGATTCCGGCGGTGCTGGCCTCGGGTCTGTTCTCGCTGCCGGACGCCTTCGAACCCGCCGGTGAGGGCCTCAACGCCTCGGGTATGCAGATCCTGGTCGCCACCGTCATCTCGTTCCTGGTCGGAT is a genomic window containing:
- a CDS encoding undecaprenyl-diphosphate phosphatase, whose product is MGESMTWVQALILGLVQGLTEFLPISSSAHMRIVSAVFFGDDAGASFTAVTQLGTEAAVLVYFAKDIWRILVAWFTTMSWKVTGREPVRVPLSEQPTTQLPVYRDDIPGGYVLDEDSQRELDYRIGWYVIIATIPIGVIGFLLKDQIRTGARNLWLVSTMLILFALVIAAAEYYGSKRRPIEQLTTRDGIIMGLSQCLALIPGVSRSGATSSAGLFIGLTREAAVRFSFLLAIPAVLASGLFSLPDAFEPAGEGLNASGMQILVATVISFLVGYASVAWLLRFVTKHSLDWFVGYRILLGVTVMALLATGVVSAT